Genomic segment of Candidatus Baltobacteraceae bacterium:
CGATCGCGTGACGTGACGGTACTAACGCTGCTCTGCTACGTTCTCGCGCTCGGGCTCGTCGTCATCGGCGTGCTAGGGATCATCTTCCCCGAGGTGCTTTCGGGCTTGTACGGCATGCGTGTGAGCGACGACTCGTCGCACGCGTACGTGCGCGCCACCGCGATTCGGGATATCGGGATCGGCGTCGCGCTGGCGATCGCCGTCT
This window contains:
- a CDS encoding DUF4267 domain-containing protein yields the protein MTVLTLLCYVLALGLVVIGVLGIIFPEVLSGLYGMRVSDDSSHAYVRATAIRDIGIGVALAIAVYAHVLLLLITLIAIGLAVSFADFTIVLRARKGRVGVSHAGHAAGAIAFIVALGMALFAIGR